The following coding sequences are from one Ursus arctos isolate Adak ecotype North America unplaced genomic scaffold, UrsArc2.0 scaffold_23, whole genome shotgun sequence window:
- the LOC113246506 gene encoding olfactory receptor 9G4, whose translation MEVGNRTILTEFILVGFSANPRWQLILFGIFLALYLMTLSGNMTLVILIRTDSRLHTPMYFFIGNLSFLDFWYTSVYTPKILANCVSEDKRISLAGCGAQLFFSCVVAYTECYLLAAMAYDRYAAICNPLLYSSTMSSSLCTGLVAGSYLGGLLNAIAHTANTFRLSFCGQNIIDHFFCDAPPLVKMSCTDTHIYEKVLLGVVGFTVLSSILAILISYCNILLAILRIRSASGRRKAFSTCASHLISVMLFYGSLLFMYSRPSSTYSLERDKVAALFYTVVNPLLNPLIYSLRNKDVKEAFWKATQTIRSQR comes from the coding sequence ATGGAAGTAGGAAATCGTACCATTCTCACTGAATTCATCTTGGTGGGCTTCTCAGCAAACCCACGGTGGCAGCTGAttctatttggaatttttctggcTCTCTATTTGATGACTTTGTCAGGGAACATGACCCTGGTTATCCTAATCCGAACTGATTCCCGTCTGCACACGCCTATGTACTTTTTCATCGGCAATCTGTCCTTTTTGGATTTTTGGTACACTTCAGTGTATACTCCCAAAATCTTGGCTAATTGTGTCTCAGAAGATAAACGTATTTCCTTGGCTGGATGTGGAGCCCAGTTGTTCTTTTCCTGTGTTGTAGCCTATACTGAGTGCTATCTCCTAGCAGCCATGGCGTATGACCGGTATGCGGCAATCTGTAACCCATTACTTTATTCAAGTACTATGTCTAGTTCTCTCTGTACTGGGCTCGTTGCTGGCTCCTACTTAGGAGGGCTTTTGAACGCCATCGCCCATACTGCCAACACTTTCCGCTTGAGTTTCTGTGGTCAAAATATCATTGACCACTTCTTCTGTGATGCACCGCCATTGGTAAAAATGTCTTGTACAGATACCCACATCTATGAAAAAGTCCTCCTGGGTGTGGTGGGCTTCACAGTCCTCTCCAGCATTCTTGCCATCCTGATTTCCTATTGCAACATCCTTCTGGCTATCCTGAGGATCCGCTCAGCCTCGGGAAGGCGCAAGGCCTTCTCTACCTGTGCTTCACACCTCATCTCGGTCATGCTCTTCTATGGATCCCTGCTCTTCATGTATTCAAGGCCAAGTTCCACCTACTCCTTAGAGAGAGACAAAGTGGCTGCTCTGTTCTACACCGTGGTCAATCCACTGCTCAACCCTCTCATCTATAGCCTGAGAAACAAAGATGTCAAAGAGGCCTTCTGGAAAGCAACACAAACCATAAGGTCACAGAGATGA